The proteins below are encoded in one region of Myxococcales bacterium:
- a CDS encoding PaaI family thioesterase, with translation MEVPEVVAEEGWTALSPITAKSGRSFVHGAEGDGRLRAAYFRRDRDGALVGRVWFGPWCEGPPGHAHGGSMASVLDDAIGKVGWLNGHRVVAAKIEVSFRRMLPLGSDVLLEAWIDHVDGRKVHTRGHLLDASGAPYAEANGLFIELADYGVDKLGKAKAT, from the coding sequence ATGGAAGTGCCCGAGGTCGTCGCAGAAGAAGGCTGGACCGCCCTCTCACCGATCACTGCCAAGTCCGGGCGTTCTTTCGTACACGGCGCGGAGGGGGACGGGCGCCTACGTGCGGCGTATTTCCGCCGCGACCGCGACGGCGCGCTGGTTGGCCGGGTGTGGTTCGGCCCGTGGTGTGAGGGACCCCCGGGTCATGCTCACGGCGGCAGCATGGCGTCCGTACTCGACGACGCCATCGGCAAGGTCGGTTGGCTGAACGGGCATCGGGTCGTGGCTGCCAAGATCGAGGTCAGCTTTCGCCGCATGTTGCCCCTGGGCAGCGACGTGCTGCTCGAGGCCTGGATCGATCACGTCGATGGTCGCAAGGTACACACCCGAGGTCACTTGCTGGACGCGTCCGGCGCACCCTACGCGGAAGCCAACGGCTTGTTCATCGAGCTCGCGGACTACGGAGTCGACAAACTCGGCAAGGCCAAGGCAACCTGA